Genomic window (Stenotrophomonas maltophilia):
TTGCCCGAACGGGCCAGAGCACGCGCCTGAAGGGCCGGGATCGGGTGGATGGCTATTTGCTCTTGGCGACCGCCTGCGACGGCACCTTGGCCACGACGGCTCAGTTCACCTCGGTCCGTGTGGTCTGCAACAACACGCTGCGTGTCGCCCTGGATAACGGTAACGGGGCGGTCAAGGTCCCCCACCGCAGCCAGTTCGACCCCGAGTCTGTGAAACGTCAGCTGGGCATCACGGTGTCGTCCTGGGACGGGTTCGTGGCCCGAATGAAAGCCTTGGCGGACCGTCCGGTGGATCCGGACTCGGTCGACGGACTGCTGCGGCGGGTGCTGACCTACACGGGGTCCGACGGCAAGAACACCGTGGCCAACGAGCAGGCCATCGCCGCGGCGCGGGCGCTGTACGAGGGCGGAGGGCGCGGAGCCCAGCTGGCTTCCAGTCGGGGTACGGCCTGGGGATTGCTCAACAGCGTCACCGAGTACGTGGACCACCACCGCCGGGCGCGCAGCGACGACCACCGGCGTGACGCCGCCTGGTTCGGGCAGGGCGCCCAGATCAAACAGCGGGCGTGGGACGAGCTGGTGGGGCTTGTGTCGTGAGTCGGCCCGGCAGGGCTCTCCAGCGGGAGGCCGAGCCCTGGCACGTTCCCCGCGAAGACCAGGACCTTCTGGACGTCGCCTACGTCGCGCTGGGCGCATCACAGGCGCTCGAGGCATGGCCGGCCCGCAGCGAAGCGATGGACCGCTTCGAGGGGCAGCTGGGCTATATCCAGGCCTGCATCGACCAAGCGCCGCTGCTGCATCGCCTGTGGCTTGAGTGCGGGAACGAGAACGGCTTGGTGTGGTGCTACGAGGTCGCAGGGCCCTTCGGGGCGCGCTACGGCCGGCACCTGCTGGCCGGAGGGGACCCGCTTGAGGCGGAAGCGATCCTCCGGGCCATTCTCGCGCCCGGGTTGCCAACCCCGTCCGGTTAGCCCCTTCACCCAACATCGTTAACGCCATAGCGCCCGGCCACAGCCGGGCGCTTTCTTTTTGGGAGATCGACATGAAGAAGCAGAATGCCTTGCGCCTGGTCGACACGCGCACGCTCGACCGCGGGCAGTGGCTGGAAGTTCGTCGGGGCGGGATCGGCAGTTCCGATGCCGCCACGGCCGTGGGCCTGAACCCCTACAAGAGCCAGCTGGAGCTGTGGCTGGAAAAGACCGGGCGGCAGCCGGCCACCGAGGACACGCCCGGCATGGACGACCCGCGCTACTGGGGCACTTTGCTGGAGCCGTATGTGGCCGTGGCCTATCAGCAGAAGACGGGCCGCAAGGTTCGCAAGCTCAATGCCGTCCTCCAGCATCCGACCCTGCCGTTCATGCTCGCCAACATCGACCGCGAGGTCGTGGGCGATCCCGACGTCCAGATCCTGGAGTGCAAGACCGCGGGGGAATTCGGGTCGCGCTTGTGGAAGGACGGGGTGCCCGAGTACGTCCAGCTGCAGGTCCAGCACCAATTGGCGGTTACAGGCAAGCATGCCGCGGACGTGGCAGTTCTGCTCTGTGGCCAGGACCTGCAGATCCACCGGATCGTCCGGGACGAGGACATCATCGCCCGGCTGGTGGTGCTGGAGGCCCGCTTCTGGGAGTGCGTCGAGACCGACACACCGCCGGCCGCGGACGGTAGCGAGTCGGCCGCCCGGGCCCTGCGTCACCTGTATCCCGGTAATGACACAAGTCTGGATTTCACGGGCGATGTGGCGCTTTGCCAGGTCTTCGACGAGCTGGCCGGGCTGCGCTCGGAGCTCGATGCCCAGCAGCAAAGGGCCGAAACGCTCAAGCAGGCAATCCAGCAGGCCATGGGCGATGCATCCAAAGCGATCTTCGCCAATGGCTCGGTCACCTACCGGCGGGCCAAGGACGGCACGTCCTTCGACGCCAAGCGGCTGACCGCCGAGCGCCCCGAGATCGCGGCCCAGTACTCGGTTGTGCGTCCCGGCGCACGCCGGTTCGTTCTGGCCGTCCACAGCGACACCCCCAACCCACCTTAGAGGGCGACACCATGTTGAAGGGACTTGTGATTACCCCGCCCGTGGTCGGGCGGATTTCCATCGGGCGCGTGGTCGAGCGCAACGGCAAGCGCCTACCGGAGAAGGATGACCAGTTCACCCTGACCAGCCAGATCCAGAACCGGGACGGCTGGATCCTGCACCCCCAGGACGAGGTGCTGCGCCAGGCCGCCGGGGGCAAGCTGCGCTCGATTCCCGTCCGGCTGATGTTCAACGACCCTAGCCTCAACCTCCGGGCCGACTACTCGTTGTTCGATCGCGCCACGGGGCGCCCGTTGTGCGTCGGTAATGGCGAGACCTGCCGGCGGACTACCCAGGAGGGGATCGCCTCGCTGCCGTGTCCGGGGCCGACCGGCTGCCCTTACG
Coding sequences:
- a CDS encoding DUF932 domain-containing protein, producing MHLVQTMAYAGDKPWHGLGNKLAPQQPIETWRKQAGMDWQIEESEVRFITGGSSLGIINAFPEHKVLYRSDTRAPLAVVGRRFNVVQPGEILEFYRNLTACHGFELDTAGVLREGRKFWALARTGQSTRLKGRDRVDGYLLLATACDGTLATTAQFTSVRVVCNNTLRVALDNGNGAVKVPHRSQFDPESVKRQLGITVSSWDGFVARMKALADRPVDPDSVDGLLRRVLTYTGSDGKNTVANEQAIAAARALYEGGGRGAQLASSRGTAWGLLNSVTEYVDHHRRARSDDHRRDAAWFGQGAQIKQRAWDELVGLVS
- a CDS encoding YqaJ viral recombinase family protein translates to MKKQNALRLVDTRTLDRGQWLEVRRGGIGSSDAATAVGLNPYKSQLELWLEKTGRQPATEDTPGMDDPRYWGTLLEPYVAVAYQQKTGRKVRKLNAVLQHPTLPFMLANIDREVVGDPDVQILECKTAGEFGSRLWKDGVPEYVQLQVQHQLAVTGKHAADVAVLLCGQDLQIHRIVRDEDIIARLVVLEARFWECVETDTPPAADGSESAARALRHLYPGNDTSLDFTGDVALCQVFDELAGLRSELDAQQQRAETLKQAIQQAMGDASKAIFANGSVTYRRAKDGTSFDAKRLTAERPEIAAQYSVVRPGARRFVLAVHSDTPNPP